The Capsicum annuum cultivar UCD-10X-F1 chromosome 3, UCD10Xv1.1, whole genome shotgun sequence genomic sequence caagaagaagatgaagatgataatgaagtagaagatgatgataatgaagcagaagatgatgaataaagcagcaacaacaatgaacaacaaaaatcgctaagagagagaaatgaCAATctatgagaagagagagaaagatgcctTTTATTCTCTGTTTtccgttatattaggtaaacatttgaatcaaagtataaatttaaaacttCTAGGCTATTCTTAAACATCCCCAACTTTCTTagtccataataaagtaattgtcacctccactcaattattaagacttgtggcacctacacctcattttaaaactctattGTCACCTACAACCCAAACCCCTTAGAAAGACAAACAAAGTCTCTTCTAATATTtagagttaaattatttttgataaataatggaTCAAGCctttaattcaattcaaaatagaCTTAAAACTAGTCCatatgtatataattattttactaaaaattacacaaatacacaacttatgtttccaatattataaaaaatcccaactccctaaacatattacaaaaattccaacatatacacataatGTAATGTATATGtcagctatgttatgtatattagtagggagagagagtaaagtaattaaaaaagtgggagagagtataattactcccaaaagggttggtatttatgttatttatacattttaaCATCTAGTTAGTAGTACAAAATTGAGATCATTAAATGTAGAGAattaattgataaaaaattatcttaaccgtaatctttttataaaaatattattgaaaataattcagttatcaaatatcTTTGAGGGTAGAAACTAACATATAGTTTAATGAGAATTctcaatatgtatatatacgtacaAGATGGTTCGTACATCACCattacaaaaaacaaaaataaattaaataaataaatattaaattttattaattaattttaagagCTTTTTTAAAAGTTGACTTTAGGCCACAAATCTAATTGAGTAGCCCCTGCACATAACACGTATGAAGTGGGTTTCAGACGACAACTTCTATGCATGAATATGTATCTCCACCGCTGGTAGATTCCTCGTATAACAAAGAAGAGAAAAGGTTTAGCTAGGACATATTGTTCTGTCATTGACATGAAATGTATTCCAATATAGGAGACTCATAATAGGTTACAAGTTGCATTCACCACCTTATATAGAAGAAGTTGACATAGCTTATTCATGATGTTTACACTATATTCAGTGGCATATAGCTTATtcatgatgtttacattttattactaataatattataatatatatatatttcatataagtactttttttatttatatttaactaACATGCATTTTCACCTAATTTATActtaattaaatatgataaagatATTAATTTGATGTAACATTAGAAGCTTCTATAATGTCAAAATGTCACCCAAACTCCACTTTcccttgaaaaaaaaattatccaacgcGCTTTGAATTTATGAACCCCTTGTAGCTAGGTAACAATAAGCATCATACTAGTCTTACCAATCTTCACTAGTATTCTTACTACTACTTTTTGTACttctatataattaaatatacaCGAGTTTTCCTGATCGTCTCTTACATCTCTATCTTCATTTACTCGaactcttttttttaatcaaaaaaacaAATTTATACTTGAAACTAATTAATGTCAGAAGAAGAGGAACAGCAACTTCAGACTAATAATGGACATGCAAAGCAAGCCGGAGAGTCAGCCAATCCCATACAATCCAAAGAGTTGCGACGCAAGAAATTCTTAGTGTATGTTGCACTATTTACTATGTTTCAAATTGCAGTAATTCTCTTCTTTTCATTATACGTAATGAAAGTCAGAACTCCAAAGTTTCGCGTGTTGTCCACTAAATTTGATCATTTGGAGACCAGAAATGTGGGAAACGCTTCGTTCAACATCACAATGAACGTTGAATTGGCTGTCAAAAACGCCAATTTTGGGccttacaaatacaaaaacagcACTATTTATTTTTACTATAATGGTGTGAGTATTGGAGAAGCTTTTATTTCTCAAGGTAAGGCTGGTTTTAAGTCTAGTAAAAAATTTAATGTCATTGTGAATCTTTCATCCAATGATATGTTAGCTAAGGATTTGAAGCTAAGGACTGATTTGAGTTCTGGAACTTTAATTTTGACAAGTAAGTCAAAATTGGATGGGAAAGTGAAGCTGCTTTTTGTGATCAAGAAAAAGAAATCTACAGAGATGGATTGCACCATTACTGTTGGATTGACCGGTAAAGTGGTGAGGGATATAGAATGCAATTAGAGAGTTAGTTCAATTCCCATCTATTTAGTTCTTTGCTTGTCGAGTTGCACTAGAAATGAATTTAGGATTTGAAATTTATAGGTTTCTATTACGATATCAAATATGAGAACTgagatatttataaatatttagcAGATTTTTAATATACATCATACATGTGTGATGTTTGGATAAAGTTATTGAATTTAGGTAAAACTAagtgcttttatttattttttgttgcttTATTTTGAGGCAATCGAAATAATTAGTAATCGATTTTTTCCAGGAATAAGCATATGGCTAAATTATATATACAAAGAAGCAGCTCTAGTTTCTAATACTGGCAGTAATTGGACAACAAATAACAAATAATTCCATTAGGTCGTGTATATAACATGACGTGGGATAGTATAACGCACACAGCGTTGATCATGTGTCTGTGTATAGATGTGTTAGCAGCTTCAAACAAAAACTTAAGATCCAATGAGCTAGTTTCCAAGTGTACCCTCATATATCTACTACAAGGTTTGTGCAGACGAGAGTTACTATCTGTTAGATTATGACATTAAACTTTaatctgtatttttttttgttttaaatcaaTATGAAATTTATGTTTCACTTGTTTAATTTTGCTTTTTAGTTCTATTAATTGCGCCAAAAATACTGCAATGGTTGACCCTATCCGAACTGCCACCTTTGTAGAGCATCATCACATGTTAGACAATACATATAGATGAAAATTAAGATGTGACTTGTTATATTAACTCTTTAAACTTTTTGGTGATAGGTCATAGGTGGTGGGTTTTCCACAATTAATACTTGACTGTTTTAGTAAATCCTTGACAATGAGTATCTAGCAGTATTTATCTTTCTGATTGTCATTTGCCTCCCAAGTTCTTAGCTCTCGTTAGGACATAAAATTTGgaagcctttttttttttcaaatatctatAGGGTTTCAACAAACTTACCATATAGAAAGGTCACCCCTGCTATCCCATAAACTGCAAACTAGCATGCAACGGCTGAAAAGTCTTCGTTTGTAAGCTCGAAAATTTCTCTTTCGCCTCTCTTCCTTTTTTAATTCTAATTGATTAGCTTCTTCTATCGTGTAAGCTATGGCCTAACGCCCCCCTTGTTGAGTTacattttatgatttctttacAAAATTTATGGAACTTCACACAAATAGTCTGGcagattatcattttttttttagtcggtatatataaattatacacgatcatattcatatatattatatatacaatgactatttttagtttaattggTGGTTGAACGCctatttagtttaatttttctatctatttttggGATATTTTAAAAATCACATCTTCGAATTCCAAATATAGCTTCAGACCTCTTTTTGATTCAAAATATGGTTGTTGAGACTATTTCAACATTTCAAAATTCACCCCAaacttttgtattttataaaaagTCTACTCCATCAATATATTTAGGACTCACGACTAATTCATATctactcttttttctctctctctttttttggcTGTGTTTGATTGAAACTATAGTCTTGGGTTGACTACGATACCAGCGAAGGTTCTGCATATACAGAATTAATTAACGAATATGTTTGGTCGGTGATTCTATTCTTGACTGTTTTTAGAATTTATGAATATAAGTAATGTATCAGAATATAAGTAATGTTTCATacttctttttaaagaaaaataagaggatACTTTTTGAAAGTTAAGTTCTAagctaaaatattttttgaaaattatgatCAAACACATTTTCAACTGAAAATCAAACTCCACCCAAATAAAATTTGgcaaaaacacaaaaacacaatATGAAGATTACATCAGTGATGCGATATTGTTGAGTATAAACGCTTCATATAACTAACTCTACGCACTACTAGCATCGCACATTGATGTAAATTTGACATGCAGAAACattcaaattgaatatcaattaACAGATATTGAAGGTAAAATGCGTATACGTAATGACATGGGTTTGAAGGTCTATATTATgcagaaaagaaagataaaagaaaTGAGTGTTTTGCCTTTGTATGTAAGTGTTTCAGAAAATGATAGTTTCAACACATTTGTTAGTTCATCAATATTTAATGCTCAGAGTATGAATCTGTCTATCACTGCACGTAACATGGTAAAAACAAGTATTGAAAGAGCATTGATAGTTGCTACTTCAGCTGAATGTTTGAATGTATTTGAGATGGATACAACTAAAGTAATTATCTCGAACCCACATCACAAACATATTGAGCTTGAACAAGTTTATGTCTCGAAAAGTGTGTTAAAATCTGTGATGAAGGATTACATAATTCGGAATAAGTTCCAATCACGAACTGTTAGATCAAGTAAAAACTAGTAAGTTTGTcatgtatttaatattttttgtttccaTGTTGGTAAATTGTATTGcagcatatgtatttacaatatacatatgtatttaatttttctttttttcatgttGGTAAATTATATTTCagcatacaattttttttattttttgcagtTACACATTATTGTGCAGATCCagtaattatgattttttattccGTGCATCTGATATCGACAAATCTAAAATGTTTTGTGTTAGAAAATTCTTATCAGAACACACATGTTCGATcaaggataagatttatcctaAGTTTCATGCTACTAGTAAGTTGATTGGAAGTATAGTGAAACCAAAGTTTAAAAGCCACAAAAAATACAGTGCAACTGATATCAGAAGTGACATAAAGGAAGACCTGGGTATGAATTTGACATATCTTATGTGTTGGTGAGCTAAGGAACAAGCATTTGAAGATTTGAGAGGAAAACTGTCGGCATCATATGGGAAACTACCTGCATACATTCAATTTTTGAACACTACTTACCCAGGTTCACATGAAAAACATGAAGATAATGAGTTTTTGTGTATATTTGTCGCACTTGCTACATTCATACAAGAGTTCAATCACTGTAAACCTGTGATAGTTGTTGATATAAGTTATCTTAGAGCACTGTACAGTGGCACATTTGTAGCTGCCTGTATCATGAATGGAGCCGAAAGCTATTCTAGACATGTATTTGACTTTATGAACaactgtatgtatttataatatacatatgcagcaTATTTATCTTTGTACTATGTATTTCTTATGTTTTCagatatatgtatttatattatacttATGAATTATGTTTATGAAAGAAATGACAGTCACATATTTGACAAGCTATATGTGTTTATAGAAtacatatttaatttctttttggtgTTGACTGAGAGTCAGATATGGTTCcagctatatgtatatataatataccTACGAATTATGTTTATGTGTTAAATGCTAGTTACACTTGTTTTCATCTTATGTATTTATAAGATAcatatggattttttttatgtctatatataatgtattattaaatatatttgttcCATGTTCAGGCCATATATTTTTATTGGCATATGGAATACTAGATTTTGAAAATGATGAATCCTGGACATGGTTCTTTGAGAATCTGAAGGAAGCATATGGTAAAGACAACATATGTATGTAGTTTCCGATCGTAATGCAAGCATTATAAAATCTGTTGTTGATGTGTACAATTATTTACCACATTACTCTTATATGTGGCATCTATAGGGTAATGTGAATTTCTTTTTTAGAAAGTCACATGATGCATTGTCGGAAATCTTCTATACCATGGCAAAATCATACTCAAAGTCTGAATTTCACAAGTTGATGGAGAAAGTGGAGGCAGTTGATGTTAAAGTGAAGAATTACTTGAAATTGGTGGGATACGATAAGTGGGCTAGGTCATATACAATAGTTCATAGGAGATGGACTTTAACAtcaaatattgcaatcaattaatgTAGTGCtggtatcagctagagaactTCCAATATACGATTTTCTAGAGAAAGTTAAATTGCTGTTTGATAGATGAAACTGTGAAAACAGACAGGAGACATTGTACACACTCACAGAtcttattgaaaatttttaagaaattatccAACAGAATGAAGTAGAGTGTACACGTATGAAGGTGTGATGAAATACATATAATCATTAAAAGTTATATATACTTgaatttttatatgttgtatgAAGAATTTTTATGTATTGTATGAAATATATCTTCGTATACAAATTAGTAAAATTTTaactaatatatatattgtaatgaaAATACATATGTTATATCATACGTAGACATATTAATATACATCTGCTGCtttgaaaaaaatacatttgcTAAACTGGAACgaattaaaatgtcaatttttttaaaatattttttatgcattaatATTTTTAGGTTATACCAACCTCAGAGCATGTCTATACAGTCCACGACAAGGTGAAATAGTTTATTGTTTGcctaaaggaaaaaaatatttttgtcatgCATTCCAAttagatgagataccatgtgtgCATGCTTGTGTTATACTTGATAGCAAGAATCTTGAAAAAGGACCATATTGCTTTAATCTATACAAGCCAAAAACTGTGTTGAGAACGTATAATCTTCCTGTATATCCTCTACCATATAAAGATGATTGGGTGATACCTCAGGAAATATTAGAGGATGTAGTTTTACCCCCGAAATACAAGTGCCCTCCTGAAAAacctgcaaagaaggatcatGGTAAATCAGAAAGAGATATGTttgaaaagaaaatcaaatttttttgtaGTTCATGTGGGTTTAAAGGTTACAATAGGTgttcatgtaggaaatacaacaaatgataagtTTGATGATGTTTTTAGTCAAAATTCAATTGGTTATTTTTTCAATGAAAATTGtgtcattttaaattttgaactttttattgatattgttaatttgttagtGTTCAAATGTTGTAATTTTAAGAACTTAAAACTCGTTAATTTGTTATAATTCaaatgtttaattttatattatatatatatatatatatatatatacatatattttttgtattaaacATATGTCTGAATATGTAATAAAGGGAACCATACATATTtcgaaaaaaaattatgtttgcaTTAAACGTAAATACAAATGTAAATTGGAATGAACGTTAGTATTAACCATAATGTGtatctttcaaaattacaaatgaaaattcaaaaaaatatgtctGTATGTGTATTAACTAGACACATACATATGGAAATCTAATAAAGTTACATATGTATTATTTACGATAATGTGCAATTGAATgacatatgtattttaaaaatacatatgctcaCTGGAATGGTCATATGTATGTTAAAAATACATTTGTTCACTGGAATGACATAGGTATGTTAAGAATACATTTGTTCACTGAAATgatcatatgtattttaaaaatacatttctTCACTGGAATGAAAATATGTGTGTTAAAAATTGCTTTGTTCACTGAAAGTGCATATGACTGTTAAAATTACATATGTTCACTGGACTAAGCATATgtatgttaaaaatacatatgttcaCTGGAATAagtatatgtataaaaaaatacatatgaaaaactggatagAACAGTTTATAAAGACAATACTAACCATGAAAAAATTGAAGTTTAAACCATTAAGCATCAAAAACTTAACATAACAGTAAAGGAACATTAACATACCATCTTTGAACATTAAAGTAACATATGAATCCTATAAAATattcccaaaaaaaaatttattcaccTAATCTTAAATGTTgtaaacttcaacaaaataaaatacaaatcaaatatCATGCACTTCAGTGCCTTCTATTAACTCAATTTCACGAAGAGGCCTCATTGGTGCTTTATCATCACTCTGTGCTTTTAATTCTGCTTTCCTAGTACAATAATCCCACAACAATAAAGCGTTTCTTATGTGAATAAGATCTGGATCAAAATCAATAGATGGAACACCTTCACCAAAAGTAAGACACTCGTCATATGTAACCATATATAAGCCACAGTCCCTGCAAATACATACATTAATAAGTAAGAATTTGTTACAAgtttaatgcatatgtatatatacaaataatatgTATACTCATTACTTACAAGCTGCCACTTGGTTGTTGAGGCACATTCTCCACAATTGAAACACCAAATGGATCCGTcttatcattcaatttataattagGATGATTGTCGATATCAATACCCTTATTCTTGTAGAATTTACATGCAAAGAGATATATAGGTATAACCTCAACTAATTTTTCAATTTCAGTAAGCACCATAGCATCATGATCAGCAGCTGACAaagaatcatatacatatatgcacctaTGATTGAAAGATATAACTGCAAGAACCTAATGATGTTCGGCCTTTACGTGAACAGGAATGAACATATGATCAACTGTATGCCATGACACTATAGCATGCATGCGGAATTCACTTATGTACTCATTCAGATGGTATTCCTTTCCACCATCATTAAGAGATGCATCATCCACTTTATACATATCAAATACCCTTCTAACAATGTTCATGAGATTGCAGTCTACAGTGCTGAACTTATATGAGCTATTGAGATCATACTTGGACTTCTTTCGCAGATAGTAGAAGCATACAtcaatttgttgcattataaataaaaatcatacttaataGTAACTAACCAAATTAAGACACAAAGAATCCAACACTACATATGTAAATATCATGTACATATAACTGAACATATAACATACTtcatatgtatatacaaatatacattttCAACTATAACAATATAAGCACTTACAAATATTTATATGTAAcacataaataatatttatttcaatatacaACTCATCAACCAAATAGTACATCACTTACCTCATCTGACCATGTCTGGATAGGAGTACCCATAACGTAGAATTAATTTTTGTCTTCaatagataaaattttaaaattgataacTGATATTCTGAACTTGCCCTTCAAATAATGTTCTTCTTTGCTATTTCTGTTTATTCATTATACATATTAGTAGATCATTTATAGAATCTTAAATTCCAAAACTTAGTACAATTAAGTTGTAACCTATATACCTCTTCGAATGATATTTAAGAAGATCCAATGAAAGCCACATCATAAACTTATTGTGACCTTAGTGTCTTCTATCTCATTAATTGAATGAGATATGAAGGGATGCTTCTGATTGAATGTTCTCCGTTGCTCTTCTGTGCTTCCTTTATTATTAAGACATGCAAAGTatgtaaatataattaattacatAAGATGATGTATTAGAAATAAGTATACtgctgaaataaaaatataattatatgtcTTAAAACTACCACATAGGtatttatgaaaaacatattAACAAATGTATTTTTTACTACTTCAGTGTTACATATCTAAGCTATGAaacttcaaaatacaaaaattgtcatcaaaatacaaccatatctcattaaaaataaatatagctgatccaaaaatacaaatgaacatcaaaatataaattcataCTTCATTATCCattgcaaaagaaaaatatttttaatatataaagtaaataaatttgttaactaaaaaaattatattaagaGTACTAACCATATGCTGAACCAAAATTCATTGTGAATGATGACTCCTTGTATCTAGATGGACGCCTAATCCTTGAAACATGCATTGGCATTGGTTGTGCTTTATTTGCTGATGGATGTTCAATTATACTTCATTCAAGATTGACATACGCATTAAGACTGGGAAAAAGCTCATCAGAAAGAGTGAGCTGAGAGTCTGGCAAATCTTGATCAGCCTTGCTTTCACCATTTACTTCCTCATGAATGTGGACTGGAGTCTTATATTGCTAATCTAAATTTGATTTATCTATATTATCTACCTCTGACTCATCTTCTGCTGGTTTAATTACCATCATCTCGGCAACATCTTCTTTGTTCTGTATAAATTGTATAAAGATCTAGTAAGGttggattttcaaataaataaataaaagcaaaCAATGCACGTATTCAACATACCTTGAACTCATCTTTAACTTCCGTATTGGGTTTTTTTTTTCTGAAGTCAAGATCAATACTTTTAAGGACCTCATCTGAAAATGTGAAT encodes the following:
- the LOC107865062 gene encoding uncharacterized protein LOC107865062; amino-acid sequence: MSEEEEQQLQTNNGHAKQAGESANPIQSKELRRKKFLVYVALFTMFQIAVILFFSLYVMKVRTPKFRVLSTKFDHLETRNVGNASFNITMNVELAVKNANFGPYKYKNSTIYFYYNGVSIGEAFISQGKAGFKSSKKFNVIVNLSSNDMLAKDLKLRTDLSSGTLILTSKSKLDGKVKLLFVIKKKKSTEMDCTITVGLTGKVVRDIECN